Proteins from a single region of Hordeum vulgare subsp. vulgare chromosome 6H, MorexV3_pseudomolecules_assembly, whole genome shotgun sequence:
- the LOC123404150 gene encoding transcription termination factor MTEF1, chloroplastic-like, whose translation MLAYTPLPPPPPHPAQILPVRLAGGGGVEFRRKLHFLSAELHVDPFPLLALHPELRSAPLSLLHASLRLLLSHGLSAGDASRVFSAFPSLLTSPPEESLRFLSTAAPLPPPLLRTAVVRSPRLLAASIPDTLRPALYFLRHRVSLRRRPLPLAAALLLAFSVDRTLLPKLLFLGDATRLPDPAICTIIRRAPAILSYGIETNLTPKLKFLADGMGMDPAAELTEFPHYFAFSLEGRIKPRHEALRVRGVDMSLKEMLTSSDDEFKERILDAALSGNTERT comes from the coding sequence ATGCTCGCCTACACGCCCCTCCCGCCTCCACCTCCACATCCCGCCCAAATCCTGCCCGTCCGCCTCGCCGGAGGCGGCGGTGTGGAGTTCCGCCGCAAGCTCCACTTCCTCTCGGCCGAGCTCCATGTCGACCCGTTCCCGCTCCTCGCCCTTCATCCTGAGCTCCGTTCCGCGCCGCTGTCCCTTCTCCATGcctccctccgcctcctcctctcacACGGACTCTCCGCCGGCGACGCCTCCCGCGTCTTCTCGGCATTCCCGTCGCTCCTCACCTCTCCTCCTGAGGAGTCCCTCCGCTTCCTCTCCACCGCCGCGCCGctgccccctcctctcctccgcaCCGCGGTGGTCCGTTCCCCTCGCCTCCTCGCAGCGTCCATCCCGGACACCCTTCGCCCCGCGCTTTACTTCCTTCGCCACCGCGTTTCCCTGCGACGGAGACCCCTTCCGCTCGCTGCTGCCCTGCTCCTCGCTTTCTCCGTCGACCGCACACTCCTCCCCAAGCTCCTCTTCCTTGGAGACGCCACAAGGCTCCCAGACCCCGCCATCTGCACCATTATTCGCCGCGCCCCCGCCATTCTCTCCTATGGTATCGAGACCAACCTCACGCCCAAGCTCAAATTCCTCGCCGACGGCATGGGCATGGACCCAGCCGCTGAGCTCACCGAGTTCCCACACTACTTCGCGTTCAGCTTGGAGGGGAGGATCAAGCCGAGGCACGAAGCATTGAGGGTGAGGGGCGTTGATATGTCACTAAAGGAAATGCTCACGAGCAGCGATGATGAGTTCAAGGAGCGGATCTTAGATGCAGCGCTGTCGGGCAATACGGAGAGGACGTGA